A single window of Neurospora crassa OR74A linkage group VII, whole genome shotgun sequence DNA harbors:
- a CDS encoding thermophilic desulfurizing enzyme family protein — translation MASSQNNQDTAHSSSDPSIYQDYESKWSTLPSDSAGWVQRAKDVAAVLAPDAAAREKANRTPRAEVALLKHSGLLKILGPKEYGGGEQPWSVAYQAIREVAKGDGSIGMLLGYHLLWAFSSSILGTPSQITKWTALITSQNLFVGGAVNPRDSDLVITADPNNSAKIIFNGSKHFTTGAAVSDLIVLEGSLSSSSFPESGGAHIFAYVPTTDPGITFSFNWDAIGLRLTESGSAQISNVVVSWEDALGWDASTKQPLPDILGVPFATLLLPTIQLVFTNFYLGIALAALDRAAAYTRKSTRPWPYLSGGERETVAPAEKATDEFYILSTYGTHHAHLLAATALVDQANERLSGLFAAYAGNHTRDNRGEVTALQRGEISELIAAAKIVVTDVGLKVTTDVFEVTGSRATASKVGLDRFWRDLRTHTLHDPIAYKRREVGRWMLLGEIPTPTWYT, via the exons atggctTCCTCCCAAAACAACCAGGACACCGCCCATTCAAGCAGCGACCCGTCCATCTACCAAGATTACGAGTCTAAATGGTCAACGCTCCCCTCCGACTCGGCAGGTTGGGTCCAACGCGCAAAAGATGTGGCCGCAGTTCTTGCCCccgacgccgccgcccgTGAGAAAGCCAACAGGACTCCCCGTGCCGAAGTGGCTCTCCTCAAACACTCCGGCCTACTCAAAATCCTTGGTCCAAAGGAGTACGGCGGCGGTGAACAGCCATGGAGCGTGGCTTACCAGGCGATTCGGGAAGTCGCCAAGGGTGATGG CTCAATCGGCATGCTGCTAGGATATCACCTCCTCTGGgctttttcctcttccatccTTGGCACCCCCTCCCAAATCACCAAATGGACTGCACTCATCACGTCACAAAACCTCTTCGTCGGCGGTGCCGTCAACCCGCGCGACAGCGACCTCGTCATCACCGCCGACCCGAACAACTCGGCCAAAATCATCTTTAACGGCTCCAAACACTTCACCACCGGCGCGGCCGTCTCGGATCTGATCGTGCTTGAAggctctctctcttcctcctctttccccgAGTCTGGCGGCGCACACATCTTCGCCTACGTACCCACCACCGACCCCGGCATCACCTTTTCCTTCAACTGGGACGCCATCGGTCTCCGGTTGACCGAATCGGGCTCAGCGCAGATCTCCAACGTTGTCGTCTCCTGGGAGGACGCGTTGGGCTGGGATGCTTCCACCAAACAACCCCTGCCAGACATCCTAGGCGTCCCCTTTGCCACTTTGTTGCTTCCCACTATCCAACTGGTCTTCACCAACTTCTACCTCGGCATCGCGCTCGCGGCTTTGGACCGAGCAGCTGCTTACACGCGCAAGAGCACACGGCCATGGCCGTACCTTTCAGGCGGCGAGCGCGAAACCGTTGCTCCCGCCGAGAAGGCAACAGATGAGTTTTATATTTTGTCCACGTACGGTACGCACCACGCCCATTTGTTGGCGGCCACGGCGCTGGTTGATCAGGCCAATGAGCGGCTTTCTGGTCTTTTTGCTGCTTATGCTGGTAATCATACCAGAGATAACCGGGGGGAGGTGACGGCGCTGCAAAGAGGTGAGATAAGCGAGCTGATTGCGGCTGCAAAGATTGTGGTGACGGACGTCGGCCTTAAGGTGACAACTGATGTATTTGAGGTGACGGGGTCAAGGGCGACGGCGAGTAAGGTCGGCTTGGATCGATTCTGGCGGGACTTGAGGACGCATACGCTGCATGATCCGATCGCGTATAAGCGGAGGGAGGTTGGAAGATGGATGCTGTTGGGGGAGATTCCGACGCCTACTTGGTATACGTGA
- a CDS encoding methanesulfonate monooxygenase: MWCNYKTPAMYTMVDASTLNSDPDRLLFAYWVPNVSGGLVVSKIPQNTGWDLKSNVRYARTAESVGFEYALTQIRFTASYSAASQHESVSFSQALLHHTEKLKVIAAILPGPWNPAVVAKQVASIDNYTDGRIAVNIVSGWNKSEFHAIGEWWLDHAERYRRSYEFIKCLRGIWTAPEDEGFTFAGDFYRFRNYKLSPKPIASPHPEIFQGGNSDDAKNNGAEVSDWYFMNGMDLEGFRAQVADVKERAKKFGRENVVKFAVNAFVIVRDTEEEAIRTLQEIQGKADVEAVEAFKKEVQNAGASASNKQGMWATSTFKDLVQYNDGFKTKLIGTKEQVAERIVLLKSLGVNLVLTGFLNYEEEVEAFGKNVIPLVRELEKQGRGKDEAFEIERTGDVYRK, encoded by the exons ATGTGGTGCAACTACAAGACGCCAGCTATGT ATACCATGGTCGACGCCAGCACACTCAACAGCGACCCTGACCGGCTCCTCTTTGC CTACTGGGTACCCAACGTCTCCGGCGGTCTTGTCGTCTCCAAGATTCCCCAGAACACGGGCTGGGATCTCAAGTCCAACGTCCGCTATGCCCGTACCGCCGAGTCCGTCGGCTTCGAGTACGCTCTCACTCAGATCCGCTTCACTGCCTCATACAGTGCCGCGTCCCAGCACGAGTCTGTCTCGTTCTCACAAGCTCTCCTTCACCACACCGAGAAGCTGAAGGTCATTGCCGCTATCCTTCCCGGTCCCTGGAATCCTGCTGTCGTCGCCAAGCAAGTGGCTAGCATTGACAACTACACCGATGGACGTATTGCTGTGAACATTGTTTCAGGATGGAATAAGAGCGAGTTTCATGCTA TCGGTGAATGGTGGCTCGACCACGCCGAGCGCTACCGCCGCTCCTACGAGTTCATAAAGTGTCTACGTGGCATCTGGACTGCCCCGGAAGACGAGGGCTTCACCTTCGCCGGCGATTTCTATCGGTTCCGCAACTACAAGCTCAGCCCCAAGCCCATCGCCAGCCCGCACCCCGAGATCTTTCAGGGCGGCAACTCGGATGACGCCAAGAATAACGGCGCTGAGGTTTCCGACTGGTATTTTATGAACGGCATGGACCTTGAGGGTTTCCGGGCGCAGGTCGCAGACGTAAAGGAGCGCGCCAAGAAGTTCGGCCGCGAGAATGTTGTCAAGTTCGCCGTCAATGCCTTCGTCATTGTCCGCGacaccgaggaggaggctatcCGCACTCTTCAAGAAATCCAGGGCAAAGCCGACGTCGAGGCTGTGGAGGCCTTCAAGAAGGAGGTCCAGAACGCGGGAGCCAGCGCAAGCAACAAGCAGGGCATGTGGGCGACTAGCACGTTCAAGGACCTGGTGCAGTACAATGATGGGTTCAAGACTAAGCTGATCGGCACCAAGGAGCAGGTGGCTGAGCGAATCGTTTTGCTCAAGAGCTTGGGCGTCAACCTGGTGTTGACTGGCTTCCTTAACtatgaggaggaggtcgaggCATTTGGCAAAAATGTTATACCCCTTGTGAGAGAGCTTGAGAAGCAAGGGAGGGGAAAGGACGAGGCGTTTGAGATTGAGAGGACTGGCGATGTTTATAGGAAGTAA
- a CDS encoding methanesulfonate monooxygenase, variant 2 has translation MVDASTLNSDPDRLLFAYWVPNVSGGLVVSKIPQNTGWDLKSNVRYARTAESVGFEYALTQIRFTASYSAASQHESVSFSQALLHHTEKLKVIAAILPGPWNPAVVAKQVASIDNYTDGRIAVNIVSGWNKSEFHAIGEWWLDHAERYRRSYEFIKCLRGIWTAPEDEGFTFAGDFYRFRNYKLSPKPIASPHPEIFQGGNSDDAKNNGAEVSDWYFMNGMDLEGFRAQVADVKERAKKFGRENVVKFAVNAFVIVRDTEEEAIRTLQEIQGKADVEAVEAFKKEVQNAGASASNKQGMWATSTFKDLVQYNDGFKTKLIGTKEQVAERIVLLKSLGVNLVLTGFLNYEEEVEAFGKNVIPLVRELEKQGRGKDEAFEIERTGDVYRK, from the exons ATGGTCGACGCCAGCACACTCAACAGCGACCCTGACCGGCTCCTCTTTGC CTACTGGGTACCCAACGTCTCCGGCGGTCTTGTCGTCTCCAAGATTCCCCAGAACACGGGCTGGGATCTCAAGTCCAACGTCCGCTATGCCCGTACCGCCGAGTCCGTCGGCTTCGAGTACGCTCTCACTCAGATCCGCTTCACTGCCTCATACAGTGCCGCGTCCCAGCACGAGTCTGTCTCGTTCTCACAAGCTCTCCTTCACCACACCGAGAAGCTGAAGGTCATTGCCGCTATCCTTCCCGGTCCCTGGAATCCTGCTGTCGTCGCCAAGCAAGTGGCTAGCATTGACAACTACACCGATGGACGTATTGCTGTGAACATTGTTTCAGGATGGAATAAGAGCGAGTTTCATGCTA TCGGTGAATGGTGGCTCGACCACGCCGAGCGCTACCGCCGCTCCTACGAGTTCATAAAGTGTCTACGTGGCATCTGGACTGCCCCGGAAGACGAGGGCTTCACCTTCGCCGGCGATTTCTATCGGTTCCGCAACTACAAGCTCAGCCCCAAGCCCATCGCCAGCCCGCACCCCGAGATCTTTCAGGGCGGCAACTCGGATGACGCCAAGAATAACGGCGCTGAGGTTTCCGACTGGTATTTTATGAACGGCATGGACCTTGAGGGTTTCCGGGCGCAGGTCGCAGACGTAAAGGAGCGCGCCAAGAAGTTCGGCCGCGAGAATGTTGTCAAGTTCGCCGTCAATGCCTTCGTCATTGTCCGCGacaccgaggaggaggctatcCGCACTCTTCAAGAAATCCAGGGCAAAGCCGACGTCGAGGCTGTGGAGGCCTTCAAGAAGGAGGTCCAGAACGCGGGAGCCAGCGCAAGCAACAAGCAGGGCATGTGGGCGACTAGCACGTTCAAGGACCTGGTGCAGTACAATGATGGGTTCAAGACTAAGCTGATCGGCACCAAGGAGCAGGTGGCTGAGCGAATCGTTTTGCTCAAGAGCTTGGGCGTCAACCTGGTGTTGACTGGCTTCCTTAACtatgaggaggaggtcgaggCATTTGGCAAAAATGTTATACCCCTTGTGAGAGAGCTTGAGAAGCAAGGGAGGGGAAAGGACGAGGCGTTTGAGATTGAGAGGACTGGCGATGTTTATAGGAAGTAA